Proteins from one Streptomyces genisteinicus genomic window:
- a CDS encoding glycoside hydrolase family 16 protein, producing MDSPRSLRRRLPGRPLAVLALAAALAGGLLGAPASGAGAAPAPRPAAAAAAVTFSDDFNGPAGAAADSGKWQTETGDNVNNHERQYYTAGNSNAALDGQGHLVITARRENPGNYQCWYGRCEYTSARLNTAGRFTTTYGHVEARMKVPRGQGMWPAFWMLGNDIGQVGWPASGEIDIMENVGFEPSTVHGTLHGPGYSGSGGIGAGYTLPGGQRFADAFHTFAVDWSPNEVTWSVDGTVYQRRTPADLGGRQWVFDKPFFLILNLAVGGYWPGDPDGSTVFPQQLVVDHVRVTTGDTPVPGGQITGIGGKCVDVAAANTADGTPIQITDCNGNAAQRWTVGADGTIRALGKCLDVASGGTADGTPVQLWTCNGTAAQRWVANAARDIVNPQANKCLDATGNSSANGTRLQIWTCAGTANQKWTVTR from the coding sequence ATGGACTCCCCCCGCTCCCTCCGCCGACGGCTGCCCGGCCGTCCGCTGGCCGTCCTGGCGCTCGCCGCCGCCCTGGCCGGCGGCCTGCTCGGCGCCCCCGCGTCCGGCGCCGGCGCCGCACCGGCGCCCCGGCCGGCCGCGGCGGCCGCCGCGGTGACCTTCTCCGACGACTTCAACGGACCTGCCGGCGCCGCCGCCGACTCCGGCAAGTGGCAGACCGAGACCGGCGACAACGTCAACAACCACGAACGGCAGTACTACACGGCGGGCAACAGCAACGCGGCGCTCGACGGACAGGGCCATCTGGTCATCACGGCCCGCCGCGAGAACCCGGGCAACTACCAGTGCTGGTACGGCCGGTGCGAGTACACCTCGGCCCGTCTCAACACCGCCGGCAGGTTCACCACCACGTACGGGCACGTCGAGGCGCGCATGAAGGTGCCGCGCGGACAGGGCATGTGGCCTGCCTTCTGGATGCTCGGCAACGACATCGGCCAGGTCGGATGGCCCGCCTCGGGCGAGATCGACATCATGGAGAACGTCGGCTTCGAGCCCTCCACCGTCCACGGCACCCTGCACGGTCCCGGGTACTCCGGCTCCGGCGGCATCGGCGCGGGCTACACCCTGCCGGGCGGACAGAGGTTCGCGGACGCCTTCCACACCTTCGCCGTCGACTGGTCCCCGAACGAGGTGACCTGGTCGGTGGACGGCACCGTCTACCAGCGCCGCACCCCCGCCGACCTCGGCGGCCGCCAGTGGGTGTTCGACAAGCCGTTCTTCCTGATCCTCAACCTGGCAGTGGGCGGCTACTGGCCGGGCGACCCCGACGGCAGCACCGTCTTCCCGCAGCAACTGGTGGTCGACCACGTGCGGGTCACCACCGGCGACACCCCGGTCCCGGGCGGGCAGATCACGGGCATCGGCGGCAAGTGCGTGGACGTCGCCGCCGCGAACACCGCCGACGGCACCCCGATACAGATCACCGACTGCAACGGCAACGCCGCGCAGCGGTGGACCGTGGGCGCCGACGGCACCATCCGCGCGCTGGGCAAGTGCCTCGACGTCGCCTCGGGCGGCACCGCGGACGGGACACCCGTGCAGCTGTGGACCTGCAACGGCACCGCGGCCCAGCGATGGGTCGCCAACGCCGCGCGCGACATCGTGAACCCGCAGGCGAACAAGTGCCTGGACGCGACCGGGAACAGCTCCGCCAACGGCACCCGGCTCCAGATCTGGACCTGCGCCGGCACCGCCAACCAGAAGTGGACGGTCACCCGCTGA